DNA from Lemur catta isolate mLemCat1 chromosome 7, mLemCat1.pri, whole genome shotgun sequence:
CCGCATCCTCATCCCTGGAACCTCTGAAGACGTTAGGTTCCACGACAGAGGGAaataaggttgcagatggaacgaaggttgctaatcagctgactttaagatGGGAAGGTAATCCTGGACTACCCAGGTGGGCCCAAGGTAATCACTGGTCCTTAGAAGTTGAAGGGGAAGGTAGAAGAGTCCGGGATTTGGCTATGGAAGCAAGGCACAGAGAGACGCAACATTGCTGGTCTTGACGGGGCCTCTAGAAGCCGGAAAGggcaaagaaatggattctccttTGGAGCCTCCAGTAAGGAACGaagtcctgccaacaccttgattttaacccagTGAAACCAGTGTTAGATGATGGAGCTGTAGGTTAAAAAATGGGTGTGGTTTTAAATCACCaactttctaggaatttgttacagcagcaatagcaaACTAATAGTGTCCTTACAGATACATCCCACACCATTGGGACAGATGGgccctcactcactcattcatttgccCCTAAAGCATTTAGGAGTATTTGCTATGGCCTGCTCAGAAGGAAGGCCAGCAAGGGACAAGTGGCTGTGGCTACTCGGGGTCCACGGCTAGGGCTGCAGAGAGGTCCATTAGATGGTTCTGCTGCCTCCTGCTTCCTTCCACCTCCCAGAGTTGACAGTAAGCATTCAGTATGACAATGTCCTCCCATGTGGTTTACAGAGGATTCCATGGTCCCCGGCACAGATCAATCATCACTGTGGGAAGagtggctcagagaggtgagatgGCCTCTCAAGTCCCCAGGGTGGGAGTGACGGGACTTGCCAGTGGTTCCTTCTGAGTAAACCTGTGCCAGCCCTGATGTAAACCAGACATGGCCCCGCAATCTGGGAGCAGCCACTCTAGTTGGGGAGAAACAAGGGATCAGAGTGGACACATTAGGTTACTTAAGtgctatggcctgaatgtttatgcttcccaaaattcatatgttgaaatcctatcCCTCAAGGTGATTGgctcatgagggcagaaccctcatgaatgggattagtgcccttacaaaagaggcccTCGGGActtggcacggtggctcacacctgtaattccagcactttgggaggctgaggccggaggattgcttgcgaccaggagttggagaccagcctgggcaacctagcaagacccccatctctacaaaaaatttaaaaaattagctgggcatggtagtgcctGTAGTCACCTGTAGGACTATAgccccaggtactcaggaggctgaggtgggaggatcattggaacttaggagttcgaggctgcagtgagctatgattatgccactgcattccagtctgggtgccagagatcccatctcttaaaaaaaaagaagaagccgcCGCCCTTGGGAGCTCACttgccctttccaccatgtgaagacacagctagaaggtggtGAGGAATGGGACCTTGCCAGACACGGAATCTGCTGggaccttgaccttggacttcccagcctccagaactgtgagaaataaatgtttattgtttataacctgcccagtttatggtatttttattgtatcagcccaaactgactaagacgcCAGGAGGGcaaggctgctataacaaagaaacagaggctcaaaaaacataaaagtttaCTATCCTCCCGAGTAGTCTGAGCTGAGCATTCCAAGTCAACCCCGGGTCAGCTCTGCCCTGTGCAGAAACTCAGAAACCCCAGTTTCCTGCTCTCctctaggccagtggttctcaccaGGATGAATTTGGCAATGCCTCGAAATGCTTTTGGGTGTCATTCTTTGGGGTGTGACACTcgtatctagtgggtagaggacagggatgctgctaaacattccacaatgcacaggacagcccccacaacaaagcaCTGCCCCATCCAAAATGTCCATAGTTGGGAAGCCCTGGCTTAGGCCTGGAGAGTTGTCCTCACCTGCAAAGTCGGAGCTGGGTCACAAGCGCATCCACGTTCCAgcccaggggaaggaggaagtgagCACAGGTGGGCCTGGGCCCAGGAGTGGTCCTCCTCACGTCCACTCCAGTCCACTGGAGACAGCCCCCTGACATGGCCATAGCTAactgcggggcggggcggggcggggcgggcgagGCTGGCGATGTAGTCTAGGTGCGTGCTCAGAAGGTGGGGAGTAGCAGATTTGGTGGCCAGCCAGCAGCCTCCATCACAGGCATCCCAACTGATACAAGAGACAAGAACAGTGGTGGTGGTTGGGGGACATTTAGGTAACCAGATCAGAGCTTGTGCAAAGACGCGGAGGCAGGAGAGAGCCCAACAAAGCAGGAATGCTTCAGGTGGTTGGCCTGGGTGGAGTCCGACAGTGGGGAGGGATGGCGAGGACGAGGATGGAGAGGCGGGTAAAAGCCAGGCTGCACGAAGCTCAAGTGCTGCCTGAGGAGTTTGGCCTTTGTCCGGAAGGCAGGGAAAGGCATTTGCTCAGTCTCCTGACTCCttgcccagcctccttcctccttgAAGTTGAGACCCTCTCATCTGTCTTGCATGGTCGGGACCTTGGTCACACACATTTCTGCCTGCCCTTAAGCTGCTTCCTTGATTTCCTACTTTGCCAAGATGACTGGCAGCTGCTGGAGGTCAGTCTGGTCCTCAGAGCCCCAGTCAGTGTCCACTGCAGACGCTCCAGCCACCCCTGACACTCCCTGACCATTGTCCACCACAGTCTCAGATCCCCCCACGTCCAGACACAGCTCCACACGCTGGCCTCCACAGGCTTCCCGGCACTGTCCTCCACATCCCCGCCAGCCCCCACCTTGGTTCTCCAAGGCTGACTGCCACCGAGGCCCAGACCCTGCAGGGAGCCTGTCTTTGCTGCCTGGGAGTGGGTGCTGGCCGGCAGGTGTGCATGGGCAGGACCCAAACAGCCACTAGCTTTGGTCAGGGTGAGTGTAGAGGGGACTGCAAATGGTGTGTTGTCCGCGAATGCCCACGTGGCCCTGGATTAGTCACTGTCCTGACCGGGGCTCAGGTTTCCACTTGGCACAGTGTGGATTTTGACCTCACAGGGGTCCCGTGGGCAGTGGTGGGAGGAAGGCTGCCAGATGCCCCTCCGTCCCAAGTGACGGCTGTCTTCTGGGAGGGGATCCATCTGATGACTGTCAGCCCAGCCCCGGCTCCAGCGTTTGTAGAGGAAACCATGGAAACGGCAACTCGTATTTGTACCGCACTTGCTCCACTGCACAGTGACTGCAGCGAGGGAGCTAAGTGTCCCGGCTTGTAAAGGGGGCATTGGAGCTGGGTCTGCCAGGAGGAACAGGCCTGCCTAGCTCAGTGGCCCTCAAGCCTCGCTGCACATTAGAATTCCCTGCCCTCAAGCCTCGCTGCACATTAGAATTCCctgaggaattttaaaaatacctgcaTGTCTGGGGCTACCCGGACCTATAAAACCAAAACCTCCAGCGATGGGCCAGTACGTAGGTAGttcccaccccccccacccccaccccgccggCTGATTTCAATGCGCAGCCAGGGTTCAGATGCACATAGCTGGGTGGCAGGACAGAAGGTACCCAGAGCAGGACAGAGGCGTTCTCAGCACGGAAACCCTCACGTGGTGCGGCCTGGGGGCTGAGGCCGCTCATCCACCCAGCAGCCCACCCGGCCTCAGGAGACCCTGTGTCTCTGGCCACAGCTCAGTGCGGGGTTGTGCAGCGCCTTCCACATGAGCAGCATCTCGTAGGGCGCGAAGCGGTGCACAAGCAGCAGGTCGCGGTACATGCAGGGGTCGAAGGAGGGCTGCTGGGCGCCGGGCAGCTGCACGCCGAAGGGCCGGATGCCTTCGTGGCCGCTGGGCGCCAGGCCGGCGCGCTCCAGACACATGCCCATGTAGGCGTCGTCGATGGGGAAGAGCGGCGTGTGCTGGGAGGCCGTGCGCAGGGCGCGGGCCGTGGCGCTGGACAGGAGGAAGCCGCCCCCGCTGCAGTACACCGGGTAGGCCCGTCCCGGGAAGAGCTGCGGCGGCACGAAGTACTTGCTCCGGCTGTCACGGATGGGCACGGAGCCGTGCATGAGCTGCCCGGTGAAGAGGTGGCGGTCGGGCGGCTGCGCCTGCAGGAAGCCGACCACGTTGGCGGTGTGCACGAAGACGTCGTCGTCGCCGCTGAGCAGGAAGCGCGCGTGCGGGCAGCGCGCCGCCAGCCAGTCGAGCAGGAGCACGTGCTTGAGCGTGAGGTTGAGGAAGGTGTCGGCGAAGGCCCACTGCAGCACGTCGCCGTGCTCGCGCGCCTCCAGCCCCACCAGCGCCGCCAGCCGCTCGGCGCGCGCCGCGTCCTCGGGCGCCGCGGTGCCCAGCAGGAAGAGGCGGCGCACGGGCCGCCCGCCGTAGCTGCGCTCCTGCCCCCACGTGCGCCGGATGAGCTCGCGTCGCTCGTAGTGCGCGGGCGACGACTTCACGGCCAGCAGCAGGAAGACGCCGCGGCCGCCCGCGCACTTGGCCGGCGCGTCCCAGAGCAGCGGGAAGTGGCGGCAGTGGCGGTAGCGCAGGAAGTCTTGGATCCGCGCGGGCAGCCGCTGGAAGTCGGCCACGGCGTTCGCCGAGGTGTTGGCTGCACACTGGGGTCCCGGGTAGAGCACCACGGGCTGCGTGGCGGCCGCGGGCGCACCGGTAGGGCCGTCCCGCCTCTCCTCCTGCTGCTGGGACCTCGGGGCTTGGAGGAGCCACTGCTGCAGTGCCAAGAAGCTCATGCCCACCAGAAGGCAGGCCAGAGTCTTGAGGTTTATGGACCTGCGGTAGGGAAAAGCCATCTGTGGGGGAAAGTGACGTAGAGGTGAGCCAGGAGTCCTCTTTGACATCAGCGGGACGCTACCCTTCCCTCATCACGCCTCTCCCAgaacccagccccagccccttctcAACTTTGCTGTTAAGAGGTAAAAAGGAACCAAAATTCAAGATCACACTGAAGCATGTCAGACCTCCCACAGTCCGGACTGTTCCTCTGACCTTCGGATATGCATCTCATTGCCTCCAGACACCACTCCCCAGCCCGCATGTCACCTAGGACCGGCACCCATCATGGCCAAAGTCCAAGTCACTGTCTTCCGGTGAACCCATATCTTCCTTTTCCCACCCGATAAATGCAACTGAAGTTCACCCAGTTGCCCCACCCAGAAGCCCCAACTCTCTCTCCCGCCCTCCTGGGCTTGTATCCACCTCCACATCTTATTTgttccctcttctccttctctgcctAGCCTGGATCCTCTCTGATCTATATTCCCCTACAGTCTAGGAAGCATGAGGTGACAGCACTGCACTGAGAGCCATGTCGACATTCCGGCTTCACCCCTCCCAACTGCACTGTCTGAACAAGTCAATTCAGTTGTCTGGGTCtgagtgttctcatctgtaacaaAGGGTTAGTAAATTCCTACTCTGCAGGGGTGTTCTGAG
Protein-coding regions in this window:
- the B3GNT6 gene encoding acetylgalactosaminyl-O-glycosyl-glycoprotein beta-1,3-N-acetylglucosaminyltransferase, producing the protein MAFPYRRSINLKTLACLLVGMSFLALQQWLLQAPRSQQQEERRDGPTGAPAAATQPVVLYPGPQCAANTSANAVADFQRLPARIQDFLRYRHCRHFPLLWDAPAKCAGGRGVFLLLAVKSSPAHYERRELIRRTWGQERSYGGRPVRRLFLLGTAAPEDAARAERLAALVGLEAREHGDVLQWAFADTFLNLTLKHVLLLDWLAARCPHARFLLSGDDDVFVHTANVVGFLQAQPPDRHLFTGQLMHGSVPIRDSRSKYFVPPQLFPGRAYPVYCSGGGFLLSSATARALRTASQHTPLFPIDDAYMGMCLERAGLAPSGHEGIRPFGVQLPGAQQPSFDPCMYRDLLLVHRFAPYEMLLMWKALHNPALSCGQRHRVS